The DNA segment TGGGTGGTACCAGCACGGGGGCGATCATCGCCGCATTCGTGTCATGGGGTCTGCCGGTGGCGGAGATCGAGCGGCTGTACCGCATCAACGCGGCGGCCATGTTCCAGAAGTCCGGGCTGCTGAAGCGCTTCACCAGCCACCGTTTCGTGGCGGAGGGTCTGTCGAGGTTCCTGCGCGACTTCTTCGTGGAGGATGATGGCAGCCCGGCCACCTTCGGGACGAAGAAACTGAAGACGCTGCTGCTGGTGGTGACGCGCAACGCGTCCACCGGTTCCGCCTGGCCGCTGTCGAACAACCCGCACGCGAAGTACAACAACCTGGAGTCTCCGGGAAACAACCTGCAGATCCCGCTATGGCAGTTGGTGCGGGCCAGCACCGCCGCGCCGACCTTCTTCCCGCCGGAGATCCTGGAGGTGAAAGGGGAGGGCGGGAAGCCGCTGGTCTTCGCATTCGAGGACGGCGGTGTGACCCCGTTCAACTGCCCCGCTTATCTGCTCAGCATCATGGCAACGCTGCCGGAGTACAACCTCCAGTGGAAGACAGGCCGCGAGAACATGAGCATCGTCTCCATCGGCACCGGCGGCACCAAGCTGGGCCGGGGCGACCGCTTGTTCGTGGATGTGCTGGCGCAGGCGAAGAACCTTCCTTCATCGCTCATCGGTTCATTCCAGCAATACCAGGACCTCCTCTGCCGGGTGAACGGCGAGTGCCGCTTCGGCCCACCGGTGGATGGCGAGGTGGGCGACCTGATGCGGCCGAACGGGGAGGGGAAATTCCTCTACGCCCGCTATGACAAGGTGTTCTCCGGAGACGACCTGCTGGCCGCGGAGCAGGTGACGCGGAAGGGCTTCACGCTGGATAACCTGGAGCTGATGGACTTCCTCATCGAGAGAGGGACCGCCCATGCGGAGGAAACCGTGAAGCTTTCCCACTTCGATGAGCTCTAAATCGCCCCAGGCTTTCCGGAGGATCTGGCTGGTCGGCTTCGCCGGGCACCGGAGGGTGGTTGATCCCGCCGCGCTGAAGGCGGTCATCCGGAAGGAACTGGAGGGCTTTGAAGCGGATCTGGACGGCGAGGTGATGGGCATCGCCAGTGCGGCGGCGGGCGCGGACCTGCTGTTCCTGGAGGCCTGTGCGGAGCTGGGGATGAAGACGGTGGTGATCCTGCCGTTCGGCGCGGAAAGATTCCGCCAGGACTTCGACGATTCCTCGGAATGGGAGCGATCCGCGCGGCTGGTGGACGCCGCCATCTGGAGCGAGGTGGCGCCGGGAAATGAAGAGGCTCCAGCCGCCTACCATGTCGTCGCCAGGAGGATGCTGGAGGTGGCGGACCGGATGCTTTTCGCCTGGGACGGCCAGCCCGCACGGGGACTGGGAGGCACGGGGGAGACCGTGGCGGAAGCCGCCCAATGGGAAATCCCGGCCCGCATCATCGCGGCGGACACGTTGGAGGCACGGTGGCAGGGCACGCCGCTGGCGGCAGGCGGGGATCCCGCTTTCCAGGACCTGCCTGCGGCGGCGACGGTCATGGAACTTTTCACGAAGCTGGATCAGCGGGCGGTGGCGAGCGCGCCGAAATCCCGCTGGTTCGCGGCGGGCTCCATGTCGGTCAACCACCTGGCCACCTTCCTCCAGGCGGTGCTGGTCCTGCTGATCCTCTCGGGCAAGGAGATCGGAGCGGCGATCAAGTTCGTGCTCGCGCTGGTGGCCATGGCGCTGCCATGGGTCGGCTCGAAGCTGCGGCTCCAGGACTGGGTGGGTGACCGGGTGAGGGCGGAGCTGCTGCGGTCGCTGCTGGCGTCCCATGAACCGGGCAGCCCGCTGCATCCACCGGCGGCGGAGCTTTTCGAGAAAGACCGGACCTTCCTCCGCAGCGCGGCGCTGCATCTGGTCGCGGAACGCCGGGGATGGGAGAAGGCGCGGGACACCTATCTCCGGGATCGGGTGGACGGGCAGCTCCGCTTCTTCAGCGCGAAGGGGGAAAAGGCGAAGCGCCGGATGAAATTTTTCGGCACCCTGTTCTGGACCGCCTCATGGGCGGCGCTGCTGTTCACCGGCGCGGCCGTGTTCATGAAGGTGCTGAAAACGCCGGTCTCCGAATCCTGGGACCGGTGGGCGATGGAGTTCATCCCATCCGTGCTGCCGGGCATCGCCGCGTGGACGCTGGCGATGATCTCCGTGTTCGAGTTCCGCCGCCAGGCGCAGCTCTACGGCCAGATGGAGGCCACCCTCCGGCGGCTCCGGCCCACGCTGGCCGAGGCCAAATGCTCAAGCGCCGCGGAACGGGCGATCCAGCAGATCGAACGGCTGCTGCTCAACGAACTCTGGGAATGGCAGGGGCCGAGGAGGAAGTTGTCGAAATCCTCTGAGTAAAAGCGCTTCGTCGCGTTTTCCCGGGCAATGCCATCACTGGCGGCCCTGCAGTTCCTGCACGCGGCGGGTGACCATGCGGGTGACCTGCTCCGGGAGCTGGTGCGCCTGGACGAACGCCTGGGCTTTCCCCATGTCCGTTTCCAGCCAGCGCCAGAGCAGGCGCTGGTAGGTGGCGTTGCGCTGACCTTCATCCGTGATGCGGGAGATGGTGTTCGCGGCGATTTCCGGATCCTTGCCCGCCGCATTCCTGACAAAGTCGCGCACCACGCCGTCATTCACATCGCCCGGGTAGCGGTCCATCAATGCAAGCGCCGCCTTAGGGTCGTTGGACGCCTCCCGGCTGATCACGCCGCCGAGGGCGATGCTGCGCTGGTCGCCGACAGGGAGGGTGTTGAGCGAAGCGATCGCGGAGTCGAGATCCTTGCCCGCCCACGTTTCATAGACATCATCCAGCCGGCGGTTGGAGGCCTGTCCGGGATTTTTCACCAGCCATTCGGCGGTGCCCTTGGGATCAACGTCGGCCAGCGGTTCCGCCATCCGCATCATCGCGCCTTCGCGGAGGCGTTCGTCATCCAGCGCCATGATCCAGCCGCGGGATGCCTCCGGACCCTGTTTCAGGATGTGCTGCATCATTCCCGCCAGGGCCTCCGCGCGCTGCTCGCCGAAGGGCATGCCCTTGAGCAGCTCCGTGGCGCGCTGCGGGTTGCTCTCCGCGATTCCGCGGATCACGCCGACGAGGAACGGGTTCGCACCGGTGCCGTCGAAATTCGTTTCGGCCCAGCGGAGCGCCGCATCCGGGTCGATGCTGGCCCATGAGGAAAGGATGGTGCTGGAGGCAAATCCGCCCTGGGTGTTGTTGCGCGCGTATTCCAGCGCGGCGAAGGGATCGACCTTCGCCCAGGCGGATAGCAGCATGGAGTATTCGCCGAGACGGTTCTGGGTGATGCCGAGTGCGCGGAACTGGGCGATGACGTCCTCGAACTCCCCCGGAGCCAGTTGGTCGATCAAGGCCAGCAGCGCGCGGCTGCGGTCGAGCTGGTTCTCCCCGCGCATGATGGTCTCCATTTTCTGGAGCTTCTCCGCCAAGGGGGCTCCCCGGCCTCCGCTGCGGGCATCGGCGGATCGGCTGGCTCCCTGCGCACCCTCGCCCGAAGCTGGCACCGCCCCACCAGGGCGGACCCTTTCGGGCCGGGAGACTTCGGCTTTCGCCGCCGTGGCATCCCCGTCCGAGGAGATCCGGCCGACGATGAATCCTCCTGTCGCGACGACGACAAGGCCTGAAATGACGACGACGGGGCTGGCTTTCATGGGTTCTGGTGGATGGGGTTTGGGAGAAAACGTCCTCCGGGGGAGAGACTTATCAACCCCCGGATATTCCGGAAATCTCACCCGGCGAACGCATTCGCGGGGACGCCTTTCACCCCGAGGCCGCGCACGACGAACAACCGCCCGCCGTGTTCCTCCTGGATTTTCCCATGGATGCCGGTGGTGATATAGAGCTCGTCCAGATCCGCGCCGCCAAAGGCACAGGAAGTCGTTTCCAGCGCGGGCACTTCCACCCGGCGCAGTTCCTGTCCGGACCGCGCGTCGAAGCACGCGACACAGCCGCCGTGGCAGAACGCGACCCACAGGTTCCCCTCCGCATCGATGGTCATGCCGTCCGGCGACGCCTCGATGTGGGAGGTGTCCGCCACGGTCCGCATGTTCCGCAGGTGTCCGTCCGCCTCATAGTCGAAGGCGAGGATCTCCTTCCGCGGGGTGTCGATGTAGAAAACCGTCTTTCCATCCCCGGACCAGACGATCCCGTTGGAGTTCGTCACCGGACCAAAGGCTTCGTGCAGCGTGAGGTCCGGGTCCAGGCGGTAGAGCCGCGCGTCGCCGGTCTTTTTCACCAGGCTGATGGTCCCGGCGAAGAAGCGTCCGTCCGGGGAGCACTTGCCGTCGTTGAAGCGGTTGTCGGGCTTCTTGTCCGGTTCCGGATCCGCGATGGGGGTGATCTTCCCGCTTTCCGGATCGAGGAAGGAAATGCCGTTGTCCCCGGCGATGACCAGTCCGCCGCTCTCGCGCGGCACCACCGTGCCGACCCGCTGGCCCACGTCCCAGGAGGTTTCTTCACCCGTCACCGGATCGAACTTCCAGACCTTGTGCCCCTCGATGTCCACGTAGAGCAGGGCACCATCCCACCAGACCGCGCCTTCGCCCCACTTGCTCCGCACCGTACCTACAGGTTCAACAATCAACGTCATGCCCCTTTCATCGGCCCGCCGGCGGAAGATTTCAATGTTCGATGTTGGACGGGTGCCACGCGATGCCCCATCCTGCCTCCATGCCGCAGATCGGCCAGCGCGCCACCCTTCCTGTCCTCCGCGAATCCAAGTTCGGCCTCTATCTCGATGGAGGGGACCTGGGGCGCATTCTGCTGCCCACCCGGGAGATGCCGGCGAACTGGTCCGTCGGCGCCTTCGTCGACGTCTTCCTGCACCACGACTCCGAGGACCGCCCGGTGGCGACCATGAAGCAGCCGAAGGCCGTGGCAGGTGACTTCGCGAAGCTGAAATGCGTCTCCGTCACCGGTGTCGGCGCGTTCCTCGACTGGGGCCTGCCGAAGGACCTGATGGTGCCCTTCCGGGAGCAGAAGACACGCATGGTCCCGGGGAAATCCTATCTCGTCCATGTCTTCGTGGATGAAGAAACCGGCCGCCTGATCGGCACCACGCGGCTCACCCGCCACCTCGACAAGACCCCGCCCCCGTGGCGCGGCGGGGAGAAGGTGGACATCATCCTCTTTGCCAAGACGCCGCTCGGCTACAAGGCGGTCATCGAGAACACCCACACCGGCCTACTGTTCGCCAACCAAGTGTTCCAGGACGTGCAGCCGGGCGAACGCTTCACCGCCTACATCGCCGACCGCCGCCCGGACGGAAAGATCGACCTGACCCTGAACGCCCCCGGACGGCAGCGGATGGACGACCTGTCCGAACAGATCCTCAACGAGCTGAAGGCGCGCGGCGGCTTCTGGCCCATCGGCGACCACAGCTCCGCGGAGGAGATCAAGGATGAGCTGGGCGTGAGCAAACGCACCTTCAAGCAGACCATCGGCGCGCTGCTCAAGGCCCGGACGATCACGGCGGACGGGAAGGGGATCCGGCTGGCAGCCACGTGACGGAGCCTGCTTCTTTCCCGGGAACAGCCACCACTTCCGCGGTCCCAGTTCCGGTCACCGCCGCGCGAGCTTCCGCAGCCTCTCCAGATGGACTTCCGGCGGTGCATCGTCCCCATGATTCGGGATCACGCCGCGCAACGGCAGGTCGAGCGCCTTCTCCACACTGCGGAGCATGCTGGCTTTCTCCTGATTGAAGATCCGGGGTGGGAAGTGGCTGAAGCCCGGATAGCTGGCGAAGAGGTCCCCGCAGAACAGAAGGCCCAGCTTCCCGCAGAAGTATCCCGTGTGTCCGGCGGTGTGGCCCGGGAGATGGACGGCCCGCAGACCCTGCCAGACATCGAGGAAATCCCCGTGATCGATCCAGTGGTCAGGAGTGAACGGCTCGAAGCCAAGCAAGGGCCTGCCGATGCACTCAAGGATGCCCGCCACCTTTGACCATCCCGCATACTTCGGGCGGCCACTGTAGTGCGCCGCATCCAGCCGGGGCGCGGCGATCCATGCCCCGTGCCTTCCCGCGATCTCCGCCACGTTGAGGATGTGGTCGAGATGGCCATGCGTCACAATCACGCCGAGGATCGGCTCATTTTCCCAACCCTTTGCCGCGAGATGTTTCCGCAGCATCCTATCCCCACCGATGAATCCGGCATCGATCAGGTGAAGGCCGCGGCTGTCACGCAGCACATGAAAATTCACCGGAAAACTCCGGACGGAGAGCAGGTCATCCCTGCTCATGGGGACGCGGGCAGCATCTTGGCGGGCACATCCCCCGGAGCGAAGCTCCTCGGCTTGTTCTTCATGATCCAGGAACCGGCGGTGGGGATGTAGAACAGCACGATCAGGAGTTTCACCACCACCAGTCCCGTCACCGCGGAACCCATGGTGAAAAAGACGACCACCAGCAGGAGCAGCATGCCCGTGAGGAAGCCGGTCTGCAGAAGCCAGCTCCACCAAGAGGTTCCCGTGGTGAAGCGGCAGGACGGATTGATGGCGGCGGCGCGGGGCACGAGGAGCCGCACCAGTTCGTTGTAGCTGGCGCTGCGGTCCTCGAAGTCCATTACACCCCGGTAGTGCTCGTTCTGGAACGCTCCGCAGCGTCCGCCGGCGTTGTGGA comes from the Luteolibacter sp. SL250 genome and includes:
- a CDS encoding MBL fold metallo-hydrolase, encoding MSRDDLLSVRSFPVNFHVLRDSRGLHLIDAGFIGGDRMLRKHLAAKGWENEPILGVIVTHGHLDHILNVAEIAGRHGAWIAAPRLDAAHYSGRPKYAGWSKVAGILECIGRPLLGFEPFTPDHWIDHGDFLDVWQGLRAVHLPGHTAGHTGYFCGKLGLLFCGDLFASYPGFSHFPPRIFNQEKASMLRSVEKALDLPLRGVIPNHGDDAPPEVHLERLRKLARR
- a CDS encoding SMP-30/gluconolactonase/LRE family protein: MTLIVEPVGTVRSKWGEGAVWWDGALLYVDIEGHKVWKFDPVTGEETSWDVGQRVGTVVPRESGGLVIAGDNGISFLDPESGKITPIADPEPDKKPDNRFNDGKCSPDGRFFAGTISLVKKTGDARLYRLDPDLTLHEAFGPVTNSNGIVWSGDGKTVFYIDTPRKEILAFDYEADGHLRNMRTVADTSHIEASPDGMTIDAEGNLWVAFCHGGCVACFDARSGQELRRVEVPALETTSCAFGGADLDELYITTGIHGKIQEEHGGRLFVVRGLGVKGVPANAFAG
- a CDS encoding patatin-like phospholipase family protein, with protein sequence MDPRTLQPEPRARLLSFDGGGIRGLFALQYAKRIETLLREKTGNPDMVLADYFHYVGGTSTGAIIAAFVSWGLPVAEIERLYRINAAAMFQKSGLLKRFTSHRFVAEGLSRFLRDFFVEDDGSPATFGTKKLKTLLLVVTRNASTGSAWPLSNNPHAKYNNLESPGNNLQIPLWQLVRASTAAPTFFPPEILEVKGEGGKPLVFAFEDGGVTPFNCPAYLLSIMATLPEYNLQWKTGRENMSIVSIGTGGTKLGRGDRLFVDVLAQAKNLPSSLIGSFQQYQDLLCRVNGECRFGPPVDGEVGDLMRPNGEGKFLYARYDKVFSGDDLLAAEQVTRKGFTLDNLELMDFLIERGTAHAEETVKLSHFDEL
- a CDS encoding S1-like domain-containing RNA-binding protein; this encodes MPQIGQRATLPVLRESKFGLYLDGGDLGRILLPTREMPANWSVGAFVDVFLHHDSEDRPVATMKQPKAVAGDFAKLKCVSVTGVGAFLDWGLPKDLMVPFREQKTRMVPGKSYLVHVFVDEETGRLIGTTRLTRHLDKTPPPWRGGEKVDIILFAKTPLGYKAVIENTHTGLLFANQVFQDVQPGERFTAYIADRRPDGKIDLTLNAPGRQRMDDLSEQILNELKARGGFWPIGDHSSAEEIKDELGVSKRTFKQTIGALLKARTITADGKGIRLAAT